In a single window of the Mytilus edulis unplaced genomic scaffold, xbMytEdul2.2 SCAFFOLD_2234, whole genome shotgun sequence genome:
- the LOC139505858 gene encoding uncharacterized protein C14orf119-like, with protein sequence MSISNTETEIECVIHWFRGWSGMQKGDFLKDLVDKANPVSIDTLFDSMHQLKVNDRPPSIFQCQLKLFTQWFESWTESDRNNLIIKLQEVSPDFVKQFNELVSTAS encoded by the coding sequence ATGTCAATTTCAAATACAGAAACGGAGATAGAATGTGTTATTCATTGGTTCAGGGGATGGAGTGGGATGCAGAAAGGAGACTTCTTAAAAGATTTAGTTGACAAGGCAAACCCAGTGTCTATAGATACGTTATTTGATTCAATGCATCAGCTTAAAGTGAATGATCGCCCACCAAGTATTTTTCAGTGCCAGCTTAAACTCTTTACACAGTGGTTTGAATCTTGGACAGAAAGTGATAGAAATAATTTGATAATCAAACTTCAAGAAGTTAGCCCAGACTTTGTTAAGCAGTTTAATGAATTAGTATCTACAGCATCGTGA